One Candidatus Methylomirabilota bacterium DNA window includes the following coding sequences:
- a CDS encoding Gfo/Idh/MocA family oxidoreductase yields MAAEVIRVGMIGAGFISAYHLAGLAAAGGAEVRVLVGRTPDRAAALARRFGIRDVVRDYRAVLDRPDVDAVIIATPDDTHAEIAIAAAEAGKAILLQKPMARTSAECRRIIAAARRAGVDLQVSFMHRHFEEVVRARELLAGDQLGPVFAVRMRNATPGPDWHDWFFSRETVPSGVVLQLGVHGIDLLRHVIGDIASVTGTLATLQAERVLADGRTVRPENADHALAVYRFQAGALGSHEMSLSEIQGCDRFRLEIYCADATLWLRSERGPLAVYAPALTGSRGWFVPDLPARPFGERQHARWLDSLRGTMPSDRTAEDGLATLLVAEALSRAAAAGRQEPVESSASGVGAETA; encoded by the coding sequence GTGGCGGCTGAGGTGATCCGCGTCGGGATGATCGGGGCCGGCTTCATCAGCGCCTACCACCTGGCCGGGCTGGCCGCGGCCGGCGGCGCGGAGGTCCGGGTCCTGGTGGGTCGCACGCCCGACCGCGCCGCGGCCCTGGCCCGGCGGTTCGGCATCCGCGACGTGGTCCGCGACTACCGCGCCGTGCTCGACCGGCCCGACGTGGACGCCGTGATCATCGCCACGCCCGACGACACTCACGCGGAGATCGCGATCGCGGCCGCCGAGGCCGGCAAGGCCATCCTCCTCCAGAAGCCGATGGCCCGCACCTCGGCCGAGTGCCGGCGCATCATCGCCGCCGCCCGGCGGGCCGGCGTCGACCTCCAGGTGAGCTTCATGCACCGCCACTTCGAGGAAGTCGTGCGGGCGCGCGAGCTCCTGGCCGGCGACCAGCTCGGACCCGTGTTCGCCGTGCGGATGCGGAACGCCACGCCCGGCCCCGACTGGCACGACTGGTTCTTCTCGCGGGAGACGGTGCCGAGTGGCGTCGTCCTCCAGCTCGGAGTCCACGGGATCGACCTCCTCCGGCACGTCATCGGCGACATCGCGTCGGTCACCGGCACCCTGGCCACCCTGCAGGCCGAGCGGGTCCTGGCCGACGGCCGGACCGTGCGGCCCGAGAACGCGGACCACGCGCTGGCCGTCTACCGGTTCCAGGCCGGCGCCCTCGGCAGTCACGAGATGAGCCTGAGCGAGATCCAGGGCTGCGACCGGTTCCGGCTCGAGATCTACTGCGCCGATGCCACGCTGTGGCTCCGGAGCGAGCGGGGCCCGCTGGCCGTCTACGCGCCGGCGCTCACGGGTTCGCGCGGCTGGTTCGTCCCCGACTTGCCGGCCCGCCCCTTCGGCGAGCGCCAGCACGCCCGCTGGCTCGACAGCCTGCGGGGCACGATGCCTTCCGACCGGACGGCCGAGGACGGGCTCGCCACGCTGCTGGTCGCCGAGGCGCTCTCCCGCGCGGCCGCGGCCGGGCGTCAGGAGCCGGTGGAGAGCTCGGCTTCCGGCGTCGGCGCGGAGACGGCCTGA
- a CDS encoding Gfo/Idh/MocA family oxidoreductase, with the protein MAPPIRVGILSFAHYHANFWAEVFRESPLAEFIGVWDDDTARGAEAARRYGVRFWPDLGPLLEACDAVGITSETVQHLRLVEAAARRGRHILCEKPLATTLADCDRIAALVAEAGIVFMQSFPKRFDPVNHELRRMIRGGELGRVALARVRHGHAHGLESDFIRQWYVDPARGGGGTLLDEGVHAADFLRWLFGEPESVTAMISSAALGLPVEDAAVAVFRFPDGLLAEVTTSWSFVAADNSVELYGTGGTAILAGVDLGSRDITRDGFLKTFRVAQSERRWAVSPIVPRFKTGGFHQQNPLHFLEALHHGTPTPVTVEDGRRAVAMILAAYRAVETGQRQTVPAPR; encoded by the coding sequence GTGGCGCCCCCGATCCGGGTCGGCATCCTCAGCTTCGCCCACTATCACGCGAACTTCTGGGCCGAGGTCTTCCGTGAGTCGCCGCTGGCCGAGTTCATCGGCGTCTGGGACGACGACACCGCTCGGGGCGCCGAGGCCGCCCGGCGGTATGGGGTCCGGTTCTGGCCCGACCTCGGGCCGCTGCTGGAGGCCTGTGACGCCGTCGGCATCACGTCGGAAACGGTGCAGCACCTGCGCCTGGTGGAGGCCGCGGCCCGGCGCGGGCGCCACATCCTGTGCGAGAAGCCGCTGGCCACCACGCTCGCCGACTGTGACCGGATCGCGGCCCTGGTGGCCGAGGCCGGCATCGTCTTCATGCAGAGCTTCCCGAAGCGCTTCGATCCCGTGAACCACGAGCTCAGGCGGATGATCCGGGGGGGCGAGCTCGGCCGGGTCGCGCTCGCCCGTGTCCGCCACGGACACGCCCACGGGCTCGAGTCCGACTTCATCCGGCAGTGGTACGTCGATCCGGCGCGCGGGGGTGGAGGGACGCTCCTGGACGAGGGGGTCCACGCGGCCGACTTCCTGCGCTGGCTCTTCGGGGAGCCCGAGAGCGTGACGGCCATGATCTCGAGCGCCGCGCTCGGGCTTCCGGTCGAGGACGCGGCGGTCGCCGTGTTCCGGTTTCCCGACGGCCTGCTGGCCGAGGTGACGACGAGCTGGAGCTTCGTCGCGGCCGACAACTCCGTCGAGCTCTACGGCACGGGAGGCACCGCGATCCTGGCGGGCGTCGACCTCGGCTCGCGCGACATCACGCGGGATGGGTTCCTCAAGACCTTCCGGGTCGCGCAGTCCGAGCGGCGCTGGGCCGTGTCGCCCATCGTCCCGCGCTTCAAGACCGGAGGCTTCCACCAGCAGAACCCGCTCCACTTCCTGGAGGCGCTCCACCACGGCACCCCGACGCCGGTGACGGTGGAGGACGGGCGCCGGGCGGTGGCGATGATCCTGGCCGCCTACCGGGCGGTGGAGACGGGGCAGCGCCAGACCGTCCCGGCCCCGCGCTAA
- a CDS encoding extracellular solute-binding protein — translation MDEHGATRPVTRRSILGTGLAAIGAGIAAAPRRAPAQAGRGKPFAGTTLNVSAWSGPYPKWLGDYVPEFEEKTGIKVNYETPAFPVYNQRADLELSTKGSAYDVLNLTFIYSSRWIGAGWFTPLNEFLSDPNKTAPDWEPGDFLAGAVAPLKDPKGNVYAFPWIADAYMAAAARYDLVEKAGLRMPETFDDIVKLLKAVHDKEGVKGFVNENHHGWTWIPYLQGFGGNVFRNPPEDLMPTLDTPEAVAAAEFYANLLRAYGPDGILSYTYDQALNSLQQGRANYITFNQAWLVQLGDPKKSKVAGTVNYSLMPAGPKGRFPGIASHGFGIPVGSKKKDAAWEFVKWSLSKDMMRRMLTEKGYGSITRRSIIAGPEFKQKMTINGRDVADLYLKTIDLAARGYMKYRTVHVYPQVDKQIDKAIELITSGQMSAREAMQKAQANSVADLKKAGVKL, via the coding sequence ATGGACGAGCACGGCGCCACGCGGCCGGTCACACGACGGAGCATCCTCGGAACGGGCCTGGCCGCCATCGGCGCCGGGATCGCGGCCGCCCCGCGACGCGCGCCGGCCCAGGCCGGCCGGGGCAAGCCCTTCGCCGGGACGACCCTCAACGTCTCGGCCTGGAGCGGGCCGTACCCCAAGTGGCTCGGCGATTACGTTCCGGAGTTCGAGGAGAAGACCGGCATCAAGGTCAACTACGAGACGCCCGCCTTCCCGGTCTACAACCAGCGGGCGGACCTGGAGCTGTCGACCAAGGGCAGCGCCTACGACGTGCTGAACCTCACCTTCATCTACTCGAGCCGCTGGATCGGCGCCGGCTGGTTCACGCCGCTCAACGAGTTCCTGAGCGACCCCAACAAGACGGCTCCCGACTGGGAGCCCGGCGACTTCCTGGCGGGCGCGGTGGCGCCCCTCAAGGACCCCAAGGGGAACGTCTACGCCTTCCCCTGGATCGCCGACGCCTACATGGCGGCGGCCGCCCGCTACGATCTCGTCGAGAAGGCCGGCCTCCGGATGCCGGAGACCTTCGACGACATCGTCAAGCTCCTCAAGGCCGTCCACGACAAGGAGGGCGTCAAGGGGTTCGTCAACGAGAACCACCACGGCTGGACCTGGATCCCCTATCTCCAGGGGTTCGGTGGCAACGTGTTCCGAAACCCGCCCGAGGACCTCATGCCGACCCTCGACACCCCCGAGGCGGTCGCGGCGGCCGAGTTCTACGCGAACCTCCTGCGCGCGTACGGGCCGGACGGGATTCTGTCGTACACGTACGACCAGGCGCTGAACAGCCTGCAGCAGGGCCGCGCGAACTACATCACGTTCAACCAGGCGTGGCTCGTGCAGCTCGGAGACCCCAAGAAGAGCAAGGTGGCCGGCACCGTCAACTACTCGCTGATGCCCGCCGGACCCAAGGGCCGATTTCCGGGGATCGCCTCCCACGGCTTCGGGATCCCGGTCGGCTCGAAGAAGAAGGATGCCGCCTGGGAATTCGTCAAGTGGTCCCTGTCGAAGGACATGATGCGGCGGATGCTCACCGAGAAGGGCTATGGATCGATCACGCGCCGCTCGATCATCGCCGGTCCCGAGTTCAAGCAGAAGATGACCATCAACGGCCGCGACGTCGCCGACCTCTACCTCAAGACGATCGACCTGGCCGCGCGGGGCTACATGAAGTATCGGACGGTCCACGTCTACCCGCAGGTGGACAAGCAGATCGACAAGGCGATCGAGCTGATCACCTCCGGGCAGATGTCGGCCAGGGAGGCGATGCAGAAGGCGCAAGCCAACTCCGTCGCCGATCTGAAGAAAGCCGGCGTCAAGCTGTAG
- a CDS encoding sugar ABC transporter permease: MSGGVANVAVGPRAAARLLRPGWAAERRRAFLIGLAPALVVLAAITVAPALYLLVTSLTPLSLVRPDETAWNFSSPWANFVELAGDERFTNSLWVQLRLSVSTVTLQLLAGLAVALLLNARSRFLGAVRATFLIPMVLPPIVVAILWKVLYTPEISPLHRVLAALGHPMRALITDPSWALWAIAVADVWEWFPFTMLMVLAALQMMPAEPLEAARIDGAGPWPLFRFVVLPLLRPTLVVAALFRLIDSIKAFPLIYVLTGGGPGTVTEVTNYYAFVQAFNFSYWGYASAITVVMVSGVFFLSWVISRLVGLEVDVE, encoded by the coding sequence ATGAGCGGCGGCGTCGCCAACGTAGCCGTCGGCCCCCGGGCGGCGGCGCGACTGCTCCGGCCGGGCTGGGCGGCCGAGCGGCGCCGGGCCTTCCTGATCGGGTTGGCACCGGCGCTGGTCGTGCTCGCCGCCATCACCGTGGCGCCGGCTCTCTACCTCCTCGTGACCAGCCTGACGCCGCTGAGCCTCGTCCGCCCCGACGAGACGGCCTGGAACTTCTCGAGCCCGTGGGCCAACTTCGTCGAGCTCGCCGGCGACGAGCGCTTCACGAACTCCCTGTGGGTCCAGCTCCGGCTGTCCGTGTCCACCGTCACCCTGCAGCTCCTGGCCGGGCTGGCGGTGGCGCTCCTGCTGAACGCCCGCTCACGCTTCCTGGGGGCCGTGCGGGCGACCTTCCTGATCCCGATGGTCTTGCCGCCGATCGTGGTGGCCATCCTGTGGAAGGTGCTCTACACGCCGGAGATCAGTCCGCTCCACCGGGTGCTGGCCGCCCTGGGCCATCCCATGCGCGCGCTGATCACCGACCCGAGCTGGGCGCTGTGGGCCATCGCGGTCGCCGACGTGTGGGAGTGGTTCCCGTTCACCATGCTCATGGTGCTGGCCGCGCTCCAGATGATGCCGGCGGAGCCGCTGGAGGCGGCCCGCATCGATGGCGCCGGCCCCTGGCCGCTCTTCCGGTTCGTCGTGCTGCCCCTGCTCAGACCGACCCTGGTGGTGGCCGCTCTGTTCCGCCTGATCGACAGCATCAAGGCGTTCCCCCTCATCTACGTGCTGACCGGGGGCGGGCCGGGCACGGTCACCGAGGTGACGAACTACTACGCCTTCGTCCAGGCCTTCAACTTCTCGTACTGGGGCTACGCCAGCGCCATCACGGTGGTGATGGTGTCGGGCGTCTTCTTCCTGAGCTGGGTGATCAGCCGCCTGGTGGGCCTCGAGGTCGACGTTGAATAG
- a CDS encoding carbohydrate ABC transporter permease, with protein sequence MNSQARRRAGRGPATYVSAGLLLAVVLFPFLWLLQMSFRPNEDILGYNLLFRPTLEHYRALRVGHFPRSFGNSAIASVTSTLLSLLVGVPAAYALSRGRFRASRRIALWVLATRMAPPIAFTIPFFLAYRYLGLLDTIPGLVLIYLTFNLALVIWLMRTFFDGVPRALEEAAWIDGSSIWGSFLRVTLPLAAPGLAATAVLCFIFSWNDFFYALILTRTKAMTAPVAIVNFMQYEGWEWGKIAAGGTLVMLPVVVFSLIVRHYLVSGLTAGGLRE encoded by the coding sequence TTGAATAGCCAGGCCCGGCGCCGCGCCGGCCGCGGCCCGGCGACGTACGTCTCGGCCGGCCTCCTGCTGGCCGTCGTGCTGTTCCCCTTCCTGTGGCTGCTCCAGATGTCGTTTCGGCCCAACGAGGACATTCTCGGCTACAACCTGCTCTTCCGCCCGACCCTGGAGCATTACCGGGCGCTGCGGGTGGGGCACTTCCCCCGGTCCTTCGGGAACAGCGCGATCGCCAGCGTGACCTCGACGCTGCTCTCGCTCCTGGTCGGCGTCCCCGCCGCCTACGCGCTCTCCCGGGGCCGCTTCCGCGCCAGCCGCCGGATCGCGCTGTGGGTGCTGGCCACCCGCATGGCGCCCCCCATCGCGTTCACGATCCCGTTCTTCCTGGCCTACCGGTATCTGGGGCTGCTGGACACCATCCCCGGGCTGGTCCTCATCTACCTGACCTTCAACCTCGCCCTGGTGATCTGGTTGATGCGCACGTTCTTCGACGGCGTGCCGCGCGCCCTGGAGGAGGCGGCCTGGATCGACGGCTCGAGCATCTGGGGCTCCTTTCTGCGCGTCACGCTGCCGCTGGCCGCCCCGGGGCTGGCGGCCACGGCCGTGCTGTGCTTCATCTTCTCCTGGAACGATTTCTTCTACGCGCTGATCCTCACCCGCACCAAGGCCATGACCGCGCCGGTGGCGATCGTGAACTTCATGCAATACGAGGGCTGGGAGTGGGGCAAGATCGCGGCCGGCGGGACCCTGGTGATGCTGCCGGTCGTGGTCTTCTCGCTGATCGTCCGCCACTATCTGG